One Phycisphaerae bacterium RAS2 DNA window includes the following coding sequences:
- the rfaP_1 gene encoding Lipopolysaccharide core heptose(I) kinase RfaP has translation MLHTDTIHIDPPFRERLAAARLDSVQAVLERLGDHLAAWSRTSDTIRCTLDDGASLYVKRYHYPRWKQRIRGFFRGTFCKASRARNEFHTLTLMRDLGIQAIRPVAYGERRTAHFLRSCFLITEAVPDAISLSSFIRRYSDFPESSRVRRARREILLSLARQVRHMHEAGFVHRDLFWRNVLIRSLPDERFEFYFLDASVGKRIRITTRRQESIVRDVAAMGVLAPDFCSKSDQLRFVLEYLNRDALDPVNRAWLRRVQTQSELLRDSELLRLARADAFDPKDSADPESEAPLPDEPATAPLSTIP, from the coding sequence ATGCTCCACACCGACACGATTCACATCGATCCGCCGTTTCGTGAGCGACTGGCCGCGGCGAGGCTGGACAGCGTGCAGGCGGTGCTGGAGCGGCTCGGCGATCATCTCGCCGCGTGGAGCCGCACAAGCGACACGATCCGCTGCACGCTGGACGACGGTGCATCGCTCTATGTGAAGCGCTACCACTACCCGCGGTGGAAGCAGCGGATTCGCGGGTTCTTCCGCGGTACGTTCTGCAAAGCGAGCCGCGCCCGTAACGAGTTTCACACGCTGACGCTGATGCGCGACCTGGGCATTCAGGCAATTCGCCCGGTGGCCTATGGCGAGCGGCGGACGGCCCACTTCCTGCGAAGCTGCTTTCTCATCACCGAGGCCGTGCCGGATGCCATAAGCCTGTCATCGTTCATCCGTCGATACAGCGATTTCCCCGAGTCGTCGCGCGTGCGCCGCGCGCGGCGGGAGATCCTGCTCTCGCTGGCGCGGCAGGTGCGCCACATGCACGAGGCGGGGTTTGTCCACCGCGACCTGTTCTGGCGAAACGTGCTGATCCGCTCGCTGCCCGACGAGCGATTCGAGTTCTACTTTCTCGATGCTTCGGTCGGCAAGCGAATTCGAATTACGACTCGGCGGCAGGAGAGCATCGTGCGCGACGTGGCGGCGATGGGCGTGCTCGCGCCGGACTTCTGCTCCAAGAGCGACCAGTTGCGATTTGTCCTGGAGTATCTCAATCGCGACGCACTGGACCCGGTCAATCGTGCCTGGCTGCGACGCGTTCAGACCCAGAGTGAACTGCTGCGCGACAGCGAGTTGCTGCGACTGGCCCGCGCCGACGCCTTCGATCCGAAAGATAGCGCGGACCCCGAGTCGGAAGCCCCCCTTCCCGATGAACCCGCGACCGCCCCCCTCTCGACGATCCCCTGA
- the rfaF gene encoding ADP-heptose--LPS heptosyltransferase 2, with protein sequence MTPTRILVFVPNWVGDVVMATAAMQALRRRYPDARIAHLMRPYVGDVLAGAGLADEFIPWPDGGIGSLLGLAARLKRERFDLAVLFTNSFRSALLARLARVTHRIGYARDGRGWLLTHRLHAPRAEGKFTPIPALDYYNALAVAAGCPSPGDQLILATTPEDEAAIDQRIGARKAGDAPLVVFNPGANYGSAKCWPAEKYAALADRLVRERGARVVASLGPKERAIAERLATATQNVEICIDPPLGLGPLKALVRRCDLLVTNDTGPRHFAAAFGVPVVTVFGSSDPAWTDTRFARERNVMLKLDCQPCMKRTCPLGHHNCMNQLEPDRVYDAAAMLLGEGTKAGRHEGTKIAGP encoded by the coding sequence ATGACACCCACGCGAATCCTCGTTTTTGTTCCCAACTGGGTCGGCGATGTCGTCATGGCGACGGCCGCCATGCAGGCCCTTCGCCGGCGCTACCCCGATGCGCGAATCGCGCACCTGATGCGCCCGTATGTGGGCGATGTGCTGGCCGGCGCGGGGTTGGCGGACGAGTTCATCCCCTGGCCCGACGGGGGAATCGGGAGCCTGCTGGGGCTGGCGGCGCGATTGAAGCGGGAGCGTTTTGATCTCGCGGTCCTGTTCACCAATTCCTTTCGCTCGGCGCTGCTGGCGCGGCTGGCGCGCGTGACACATCGGATTGGATACGCGCGGGATGGCCGCGGCTGGCTGCTGACTCATCGGTTGCACGCGCCGCGCGCGGAGGGAAAGTTCACGCCGATTCCCGCATTGGACTACTACAACGCACTGGCGGTCGCGGCGGGCTGCCCGTCGCCGGGCGACCAGCTCATACTGGCGACGACGCCGGAAGATGAAGCGGCCATTGATCAACGGATCGGTGCGCGAAAGGCGGGCGATGCGCCGCTCGTGGTGTTCAACCCCGGCGCGAATTACGGATCGGCCAAGTGCTGGCCGGCGGAGAAGTACGCGGCGCTGGCGGATCGGCTAGTGCGGGAGCGCGGCGCGCGCGTGGTGGCGTCGCTCGGGCCGAAGGAGCGAGCAATCGCCGAGCGGCTGGCAACGGCGACGCAGAATGTTGAAATATGTATTGATCCGCCGCTGGGGCTGGGGCCGCTCAAGGCGCTGGTGCGGCGGTGCGATCTGCTGGTGACGAACGACACGGGGCCGCGCCACTTCGCGGCGGCGTTCGGCGTGCCGGTGGTGACGGTGTTCGGATCGAGCGACCCGGCGTGGACCGACACACGCTTTGCCCGCGAGCGGAATGTGATGCTCAAGCTGGATTGCCAGCCCTGCATGAAGCGAACCTGCCCGCTGGGGCATCACAATTGCATGAACCAGTTGGAGCCGGATCGGGTGTACGATGCGGCGGCGATGTTATTGGGTGAAGGCACAAAGGCTGGGAGGCACGAGGGCACGAAGATAGCAGGACCGTAG
- the fabI gene encoding Enoyl-[acyl-carrier-protein] reductase [NADH] FabI: MGLMSGKKGVVFGVANDYSLAWYIAEQLHKEGAEMAFNHLPGEKMERRVRKLVEPIGAKVIAPCDVSKDEDIESFMNRVRDTYDQIDFIVHAVAFANRDCLTNRFWETRREDFKQAMDISVYSLIGVCQKAYNMLREGASVLTLSYLGAVRFVPGYNVMGVCKAALESTVRYLSADLGDLRRVRVNAISAGPCRTLSSSGISGFDQILEHYPTKTPLRRNITSDEVGKSGLYLCSDLSSGVTGEIHYVDAGYNMVGW, from the coding sequence ATGGGTTTGATGTCGGGTAAGAAGGGCGTCGTGTTCGGCGTGGCGAACGATTACAGCCTCGCCTGGTACATCGCCGAGCAGTTGCACAAAGAGGGCGCCGAGATGGCGTTTAACCATCTTCCGGGCGAGAAGATGGAGCGCCGCGTGCGCAAGCTCGTTGAGCCGATTGGGGCGAAGGTCATCGCCCCGTGCGACGTGTCGAAGGACGAAGACATCGAATCCTTCATGAACCGCGTGCGCGACACGTACGACCAGATCGACTTCATCGTGCATGCCGTGGCTTTCGCCAATCGCGATTGCCTGACCAACCGCTTCTGGGAGACCCGCCGCGAGGACTTCAAGCAGGCCATGGACATCAGCGTTTACTCGCTGATCGGCGTCTGCCAGAAGGCCTACAACATGCTGCGGGAGGGCGCGAGCGTGCTCACCTTGAGCTACCTCGGCGCGGTGCGATTTGTGCCCGGCTACAACGTCATGGGCGTCTGCAAGGCCGCGCTGGAGAGCACGGTGCGATACCTGTCGGCCGACCTTGGTGATCTGCGCCGGGTGCGCGTGAACGCGATCTCGGCCGGCCCGTGCCGCACGTTGAGTTCATCGGGCATCAGCGGGTTCGACCAGATTCTCGAGCATTACCCCACCAAGACGCCCCTGCGGCGGAACATCACGTCGGATGAGGTCGGCAAGTCCGGCCTGTATCTGTGCAGCGATCTATCGAGCGGCGTGACCGGCGAAATTCACTATGTGGATGCCGGGTACAACATGGTCGGGTGGTAG